One Vicia villosa cultivar HV-30 ecotype Madison, WI unplaced genomic scaffold, Vvil1.0 ctg.002804F_1_1, whole genome shotgun sequence DNA window includes the following coding sequences:
- the LOC131639843 gene encoding sucrose synthase 2-like, with translation MSQPKLARLPSIRDRVEGTLSAHRNELVSLLSRYVDQGKGILQPHNLIDELESIHGEGQATEDLKNGPFGEIVKSAQEAIVLPPFVAIAVRPRPGIWEYVRVHVFELSVEQLSVAEYLRFKEELVDGTDSDRFILELDFEPFNASFPRPTRSSSIGNGVQFLNRHLSSIMFRKKDSLEPLLDFLRAHKYKGHGLMLNDRIHSISKLQSSLAKAEDHLSRLPPDTPYSEFEYVLQGMGFERGWGDTAERVLETMHLLLDLLQAPDPSTLETFLGRVPMVFNVVILSPHGYFGQANVLGLPDTGGQVVYILDQVRALENEMLLRIKKQGLDLTPRILIVTRLIPDAEGTTCNQRLERVCGTEHTHILRVPFRSEKGILRKWISRFDVWPFLETFAQDAASEIAAELQGYPDFIIGNYSDGNLVASLLACKMGVTQCTIAHALELTKYPDSGTYWRKFDDKYHFSCQFTADLIAMNSADFIITSTYQEIAGTRNTVGQYESHTAFTLPGLYRVVHGIDVFDPKFNIVSPGADMCIYFPYSEKQRRLTSLHGSIEKLLYDPGQTDEYTGTLKDRSKPIIFSMARLDRVKNITGLVESYGKNGKLRELVNLVIVAGYIDVSKSRDREEIAEIEKMYDLIKTYKLDGDFRWIASQTNRARNGELYRYIADTKGAFIQPAFYEAFGLTVVEAMTCGLPTFATCHGGPAEIIQHGKSGFNIDPYHPDQASDLMVEFFQRCKEDPSHWNKISDGGLQRIYERYTWRIYSERLMTLAGVYSFWKYVSKLERRETRRYLEMFYILKYRDLAKSVPLAKDDEN, from the exons ATGTCTCAACCCAAGCTTGCAAGACTTCCCAGTATCAGAGACCGAGTAGAGGGTACTCTCTCCGCTCATCGTAACGAACTCGTTTCTCTCCTCTCCAG GTATGTAGATCAGGGGAAGGGGATTCTGCAACCACATAATTTGATTGATGAGTTGGAGAGTATTCATGGCGAGGGTCAGGCTACTGAGGATCTCAAAAATGGGCCCTTTGGTGAAATCGTCAAGTCTGCTCAG GAAGCCATAGTTTTGCCTCCTTTTGTGGCAATAGCAGTTCGTCCACGACCTGGTATTTGGGAATATGTCCGTGTGCATGTTTTTGAACTTAGTGTGGAGCAATTAAGTGTTGCTGAATATCTCCGCTTCAAAGAAGAGCTTGTAGACGGAAC GGATAGTGACCGTTTTATATTAGAGCTTGATTTTGAGCCATTTAATGCCTCATTTCCCCGACCAACTCGCTCGTCGTCCATTGGCAATGGTGTTCAATTTCTCAATCGTCACCTTTCTTCAATTATGTTTAGAAAAAAGGATTCATTGGAGCCATTGCTTGAtttcctccgagctcacaaatatAAAGGCCAT GGACTGATGTTAAATGATCGTATACACAGCATTTCCAAACTCCAGTCTTCTTTGGCCAAGGCTGAGGATCATCTTTCTAGGCTTCCACCTGATACACCCTATTCTGAGTTTGAATATGT ATTACAAGGAATGGGTTTTGAGAGAGGTTGGGGTGATACAGCTGAACGGGTTTTGGAGACGATGCATCTACTATTGGACCTTCTTCAGGCTCCTGATCCTTCTACACTAGAGACTTTTCTTGGGAGAGTGCCTATGGTGTTCAATGTTGTTATATTATCTCCTCATGGTTACTTTGGGCAAGCCAATGTTCTGGGTTTGCCTGATACTGGTGGGCAG GTTGTATATATATTAGATCAAGTGCGTGCCCTTGAGAACGAGATGCTCCTTAGGATCAAGAAACAAGGACTTGATCTCACACCTCGAATTCTAATT GTTACTAGGTTAATACCTGATGCAGAGGGGACAACATGCAACCAACGGCTAGAAAGAGTCTGTGGTACTGAACATACTCATATTTTGCGAGTTCCTTTCAGATCAGAGAAAGGAATTCTTCGAAAATGGATCTCAAGGTTTGATGTCTGGCCTTTTCTCGAGACTTTTGCACAG GATGCTGCTAGTGAAATTGCTGCTGAATTACAAGGGTATCCTGATTTCATCATTGGAAACTACAGTGATGGGAATCTGGTTGCGTCCTTACTAGCTTGTAAAATGGGAGTCACACAG TGCACCATTGCCCATGCACTGGAGTTAACGAAATATCCAGATTCAGGTACTTATTGGAGGAAGTTTGatgataaatatcatttttcatgtcAATTCACGGCGGATCTAATAGCCATGAATAGCGCTGATTTTATCATCACCAGTACATACCAAGAGATTGCTGGAAC AAGGAATACTGTTGGCCAGTATGAGAGTCACACTGCTTTTACTCTTCCTGGGCTCTACAGGGTTGTTCATGGCATTGATGTTTTTGATCCTAAGTTCAATATTGTCTCTCCCGGAGCAGATATGTGCATATATTTCCCCTACTCAGAAAAGCAGAGAAGACTTACATCTCTGCATGGTTCAATTGAAAAGTTATTATACGATCCTGGGCAGACCGATGAATACAC TGGTACACTGAAAGATCGGTCAAAGCCCATAATATTCTCCATGGCGAGACTAGACCGAGTGAAAAACATTACTGGGTTGGTAGAAAGTTATGGTAAGAACGGCAAACTGAGAGAACTGGTCAACCTTGTAATAGTAGCTGGTTACATTGATGTAAGCAAGTCCAGGGACAGAGAAGAAATAGCAGAAATTGAAAAGATGTATGATCTcataaaaacatataaattaGATGGTGATTTTCGATGGATTGCTTCCCAAACAAATAGAGCACGTAACGGTGAGTTGTATCGCTACATAGCAGACACAAAAGGTGCTTTCATTCAG CCTGCCTTCTATGAAGCTTTTGGGCTTACCGTTGTGGAGGCCATGACTTGTGGCCTTCCCACATTTGCTACTTGCCATGGAGGCCCAGCTGAGATTATCCAGCATGGTAAATCAGGATTCAATATTGATCCTTATCACCCTGATCAAGCTTCTGACCTGATGGTTGAATTCTTCCAACGATGCAAAGAGGATCCAAGTCATTGGAATAAAATATCTGATGGTGGTCTTCAAAGAATTTATGAAAG GTACACCTGGAGGATTTATTCTGAAAGGCTTATGACACTGGCGGGAGTGTATAGTTTCTGGAAATACGTCTCCAAATTAGAGAGGCGCGAAACTCGACGATATCTTGAAATGTTCTATATCCTTAAATACCGAGATCTG GCCAAATCTGTTCCGCTAGCAAAGGATGATGAAAACTAA
- the LOC131639852 gene encoding endoglucanase 17-like, with amino-acid sequence MALSLSLTITTLLSLFSLFLLHTHANPFRSIHHHNHPHFATHNYRDALTKSILFFQGQRSGKLPPNQRISWRRDSGLSDGSALHIDLVGGYYDAGDNVKFGFPMAFTTTMLSWSVIEFGGLMKSELPNAKEAVRWATDYLLKATAHPNIIYVQVGDAKKDHACWERPEDMDTPRSVFKVDANAPGSEVAAETAAALAAASLVFRRSDPTYAKILVRRAIRVFQFADKHRGSYSNALKPFVCPFYCSYSGYQDELLWGAAWLHKATKNPMYLKYIQLNGQILGAAEFDNTFGWDNKHVGARILLSKEFLVQNVKSLHDYKGHSDNFVCSLIPGAGSSSAQYTPGGLLFKMSDSNMQYVTSTTFLLVTYAKYLTKSHTVVNCGGTTVTPKRLRTLAKKQVDYLLGDNPLKMSYMVGYGPRYPQRIHHRGSSLPSMAVHPGKIQCSAGFGVMNSQSPNPNILVGAVVGGPDQHDRFPDERSDYEQSEPATYVNAPLVGTLAYLAHSFGQL; translated from the exons ATGGCTCTCTCCCTTTCCCTCACTATCACCACTCTCCTTTCCCTTTTCTCCCTTTTCCTTCTACACACCCATGCCAACCCATTCCGTTCCATTCACCACCACAACCACCCTCACTTCGCCACTCACAACTATAGAGACGCACTCACCAAGTCCATTCTCTTTTTCCAAGGCCAGAGATCAGGGAAACTTCCGCCTAACCAGAGAATCTCTTGGAGAAGAGACTCTGGTCTTTCTGATGGCTCAGCATTGCAT ATTGATTTGGTTGGAGGGTACTATGATGCTGGTGACAATGTCAAGTTTGGTTTTCCTATGGCTTTTACTACCACTATGCTTTCATGGAGTGTTATTGAGTTTGGTGGGTTGATGAAAAGCGAGTTGCCGAATGCTAAAGAAGCTGTTCGTTGGGCTACTGATTATCTTCTTAAAGCCACTGCACATCCAAACATCATTTATGTTCAG GTGGGAGATGCTAAAAAGGACCATGCTTGTTGGGAGAGACCAGAAGACATGGACACTCCAAGAAGTGTTTTTAAGGTTGATGCAAACGCACCTGGTTCTGAAGTTGCTGCGGAAACTGCTGCGGCATTAGCAGCTGCTTCTTTAGTTTTTAGAAGAAGTGATCCAACATACGCCAAGATTTTAGTGAGAAGGGCCATCAGG GTTTTTCAGTTTGCTGATAAACACAGAGGATCTTACAGCAATGCCTTGAAACCCTTTGTGTGTCCATTTTACTGTTCTTACTCAGGTTATCAG GATGAGTTGTTGTGGGGTGCTGCTTGGCTCCACAAGGCCACAAAGAATCCAATGTATCTAAAATACATCCAACTTAATGGTCAAATCCTAGGAGCTGCAGAGTTTGACAATACCTTTGGATGGGATAACAAACATGTTGGAGCAAGGATACTTCTTTCCAAG GAATTTCTAGTACAAAATGTGAAATCCCTCCATGACTACAAGGGTCATTCAGACAATTTTGTTTGTTCTTTGATTCCTGGAGCTGGTTCCTCATCTGCACAATATACCCCAG GTGGACTTTTGTTCAAGATGAGTGATAGTAACATGCAGTATGTCACATCCACTACCTTCTTACTTGTAACATATGCCAAATATTTAACCAAATCACATACAGTTGTGAATTGTGGTGGTACCACTGTAACACCAAAGAGACTCAGAACCTTAGCCAAGAAACag gtGGATTATTTGCTGGGAGATAACCCTTTGAAGATGTCATATATGGTTGGCTATGGACCAAGGTATCCACAAAGGATACACCACAGAGGATCATCACTTCCTTCAATGGCTGTACACCCGGGAAAGATCCAGTGTTCTGCCGGGTTTGGTGTAATGAATTCACAATCACCAAATCCTAACATTCTAGTTGGTGCCGTTGTTGGTGGACCAGATCAGCATGATAGGTTTCCAGATGAACGGTCCGATTATGAACAATCAGAGCCAGCCACTTATGTTAATGCACCACTTGTAGGAACACTGGCTTATCTTGCACACTCATTTGGTCAACTTTAG